In the Saccharococcus thermophilus genome, CGGAAGCCGGCATGCTTGGACAACCTTCTTACTTCCCAGTACCGGAAGTCATCGGTGTCCGTCTAACAGGAAAACTGCCAGACGGTTCGACAGCGACAGACCTTGCCCTAAAAGTGACGCAAGTGCTTCGCCAAAAAGGTGTGGTCGGCAAATTTGTTGAATTCTTTGGCCCAGGCGTAGCGACATTGCCGCTTGCAGACCGTGCGACGATCGCCAACATGGCTCCAGAATACGGTGCGACATGCGGTTTCTTCCCGGTCGACGCAGAAGCGCTTGACTATTTGCGCTTAACCGGCCGTGATGAGCATCATGTCCAAGTAGTGGAAGCCTACTGCAAAGCAAACGGCTTATTCTACACTCCAGATGCGCCAGAGCCAGTGTTTACGGATGTTGTCGAAATTAACTTGTCCGAAATCGAAACGAACTTGTCCGGACCGAAACGTCCGCAAGACTTGATTCCGCTTTCGAAAATGAAACAAGCGTTCCGCGATGCGGTGAAAGCGCCGCAAGGCAACCAAGGCTTCGGATTAACGGAAGCGGACCTCGACAAAGAAATTACGGTAACGTTAAACGGCGAACAAGTGAAAATGAAAACAGGCGCCGTTGTCATTGCCGCGATTACAAGCTGTACGAACACCTCGAACCCATATGTGCTCATTGCCGCTGGTTTAGTAGCGAAAAAAGCGGTGGAAAAAGGATTGCAAGTTCCGAAATATGTAAAAACATCGCTTGCACCAGGTTCGAAAGTCGTAACTGGCTATTTGCGTGATTCGGGATTGCTTCCATATCTCGAACAACTCGGCTTTAACATCGTCGGCTACGGTTGTACGACATGTATCGGTAACTCCGGGCCGCTTGCGCCAGAGCTGGAAAAAGCAATTGCTGAAAACGACTTGCTTGTGACAAGCGTTCTTTCCGGAAACCGCAACTTCGAAGGCCGGATCCATCCGTTAGTGAAAGGAAACTATTTGGCATCGCCGCCGCTGGTGGTCACTTACGCGCTCGCGGGCACGGTCGATATCGACTTGTTAAACGAACCAATCGGCAAAGACAAAGACGGCAATGACGTATACTTCCGCGATATCTGGCCATCGATGGAAGAAGTAAAAGCAGTCGTCAAACAAGCGGTCGACCCAGAATTGTTCCGTAAAGAATATGAGCGCGTGTTCGACGGCAATCCGCGCTGGAATGCGATCAAAACGACGGATGAACCACTTTATCAATGGGATGAAAATTCGACATACATTCAAAATCCGCCGTTCTTTGAAGGCCTGTCGCCAGACGTGCGCAAAGTTGAACCGCTCAAAGGCTTGCGCGTCGTCGGCAAATTCGGTGACTCTGTCACAACCGACCATATTTCGCCAGCTGGAGCGATCGGCAAAAATACACCTGCTGGTCAATATCTCATCTCGAAAGGCGTCGAGCCGAAAGATTTCAACTCTTACGGATCTCGCCGCGGTAACCATGAAGTGATGATGCGCGGTACATTCGCAAATATCCGCATCCGCAACCAAATCGCTCC is a window encoding:
- the acnA gene encoding aconitate hydratase AcnA produces the protein MAKQDVFNARSSFEVNGKKYNYYRLQALEEAGIGNISRLPYSIKVLLESVLRQVDGRVITKEHVENLAKWGTPEMKDIDVPFKPSRVILQDFTGVPAVVDLASMRKAMADLGGDPYEINPEIPVDLVIDHSVQVDRAGTGDALEYNMNLEFERNAERYKFLKWAQKAFNNYRAVPPATGIIHQVNLEYLANVVHTVEGENGEYEAFPDTLVGTDSHTTMINGLGVLGWGVGGIEAEAGMLGQPSYFPVPEVIGVRLTGKLPDGSTATDLALKVTQVLRQKGVVGKFVEFFGPGVATLPLADRATIANMAPEYGATCGFFPVDAEALDYLRLTGRDEHHVQVVEAYCKANGLFYTPDAPEPVFTDVVEINLSEIETNLSGPKRPQDLIPLSKMKQAFRDAVKAPQGNQGFGLTEADLDKEITVTLNGEQVKMKTGAVVIAAITSCTNTSNPYVLIAAGLVAKKAVEKGLQVPKYVKTSLAPGSKVVTGYLRDSGLLPYLEQLGFNIVGYGCTTCIGNSGPLAPELEKAIAENDLLVTSVLSGNRNFEGRIHPLVKGNYLASPPLVVTYALAGTVDIDLLNEPIGKDKDGNDVYFRDIWPSMEEVKAVVKQAVDPELFRKEYERVFDGNPRWNAIKTTDEPLYQWDENSTYIQNPPFFEGLSPDVRKVEPLKGLRVVGKFGDSVTTDHISPAGAIGKNTPAGQYLISKGVEPKDFNSYGSRRGNHEVMMRGTFANIRIRNQIAPGTEGGYTTYWPTGEVMSIYDACMKYKQDGTGLVVIAGKDYGMGSSRDWAAKGTFLLGIKTVIAESFERIHRSNLVLMGVLPLQFKAGENAETLGLTGKEVFEVHIDENVKPRDLVKVTATNPDTGEKKEFEVIVRFDSEVEIDYYRHGGILPMVLREKLAKVKQ